A genomic stretch from Psilocybe cubensis strain MGC-MH-2018 chromosome 1, whole genome shotgun sequence includes:
- a CDS encoding Ubiquitin carboxyl-terminal hydrolase 4 has protein sequence MARSKWISFGAQQSLDRAAAKAAAVTTALPLTSSADAKKFGLENFGNTCYANSVLQALYFCTPFRDLLLQDFEALQTQDSSVATPPGTSKPPSTSFAPVRRKPERKASTSGHIADPSGSTSQQVSAYPIPSSSPTLFSALQSLFLNISTNPGDKGTVSPRAFIDKLKELNDIFRSTMHQDAHEFLNYLLNKIVEEIEQEKKQTQATANGDDCSRTPPTVLTAASSSSGTHPQDATLVHKLFEGILTSETRCLTCETVSSRDESFLDLSIDIEQNSSVTACLRQFSASEMLCQRNKFFCDSCCDLQEAEKRMKIKKLPNVLALHLKRFKYQEDVGKYIKLAYRVAFPFELRLFNTVDDIDDADRLYNLFAIVVHIGNGPHHGHYISIIKTAGTWLVFDDDNVYSIPEGDIPKYFGDSNSGSAYVLYYQAEDIDLAGLGLRTPETTLPLEVPAIPLSQSQESPTQYRRSPPLPPGLSTVPISDGDADAVQSPPPIPPPMPIPPTPSAPPPEKPSLTPVVISDPPSTDSSSLPGSLPPVTTSPMASTGFGNKLLNSIRRAPSISTSRGTIGSATSSPVHPGETRRSAADKSPGPSTSTLSFVTPLDISTHELPPPFPPNVLNQSQSPMDTTPIIIPQVNEPKVEQQKVKEREKDNEKEKDKEKEREKQKPPRKWFRRQSVKTVDKSGVDNSPMPDVPSTPVHPQENSHSNWLKHPSSSVNPSSPRPQRQPSENGSSTVYSETSTLYPNSSKLAPTLVPLRRQDRMNGHDEFHPPASTSSSPSSNSFLSQLQPSVTGHTTRPSTSSTTTSGPQEYSSSPVRKLPVTPSDRPRASVERKRSLDLNALSTAGPGSISATFTPSQTAQYKDRPAVPPPRFNSHRANASNGNIFVAEPESFVKGKFRSTEFEGGSASPTGPGFKPATQKSLPPVSLASAVGANNSMSSTNSASSNFKRTTRKLSLTAPMLGFGKRDKDKEKEREKERLRERDRASPNGMNRV, from the exons ATGGCAAGGTCGAAATGGATATCCTTTGGTGCCCAGCAGTCTCTGGACCGCGCAGCAGCCAAAGCTGCTGCAGTTACTACCGCTTTACCACTGACATCTTCAGCGGATGCGAAGAAGTTTGGCCTGGAGAAT TTCGGCAACACTTG CTATGCGAATTCAGTTTTGCAAGCACTATATTTCTGCACTCCATTTCGTGACCTCCTTCTGCaagattttgaagccttgcAGACCCAGGATAGTTCTGTGGCGACACCCCCGGGGACCAGTAAGCCTCCGTCTACATCATTCGCTCCCGTTCGACGGAAGCCCGAGCGCAAGGCTTCGACCTCCGGCCACATAGCCGACCCTTCTGGATCGACATCCCAACAAGTCTCTGCCTATCCTATACCCTCTTCATCTCCTACTCTCTTCTCTGCACTACAGTCACTCTTTCTCAACATTTCCACGAACCCTGGCGACAAGGGCACAGTGTCGCCACGCGCCTTTATCGACAAGTTGAAGGAACTTAATGATATCTTCCGCTCAACTATGCATCAGGACGCGCATGAATTTCTGAATTATCTGCTTAATAAGATCGTTGAGGAGATAGAGCAGGAGAAGAAACAGACGCAGGCGACCGCAAACGGGGATGATT GTTCGCGGACACCTCCTACCGTTTTAACCGCCGCTAGTTCTAGTTCCGGAACTCATCCCCAAGACGCCACCCTCGTTCACAAGCTCTTTGAAGGCATTCTTACGAGCGAAACACGCTGTCTGACCTGCGAAACT GTATCATCTCGGGACGAATCATTTCTTGACTTGTCCATCGATATCGAGCAGAATTCTAGTGTTACCGCATGCCTCCGACAATTCAGCGCAAGTGAGATGCTATGCCAAAGGAACAAATTCTTTTGCGATTCATGTTGCGACCTGCAAGAAGCAGAGAAAAG GATGAAAATCAAGAAACTACCCAATGTACTGGCACTGCATTTAAAGCGCTTCAAATACCAAGAAGATGTTGGAAAATACATTAAGCTTGCTTACCGAGTTGCTTTCCCCTTTGAACTTCGATTATTTAACACTGTAGACGATATCGACGACGCCGACCGATTGTATAATTTGTTTGCTATTGTAGTTCATATCGGAAA TGGACCTCATCACGGACATTATATTTCTATAATCAAAACCGCAGGAACCTGGCTCGTCTTTGATGACGACAATGTATATTCAATACCAGAAGGTGATATCCCAAAGTACTTTGGGGACTCCAACTCAGGTTCTGCGTATGTACTTTATTATCAAGCGGAGGATATTGATTTGGCTGGCCTTGGACTCCGCACACCTGAAACAACACTTCCACTAGAGGTACCCGCAATTCCATTGTCGCAGTCGCAAGAATCACCTACTCAGTATCGTCGATCACCTCCTCTACCCCCTGGCCTCAGCACAGTACCCATTTCCGACGGAGATGCCGACGCCGTGCAATCACCCCCTCCAATTCCACCACCTATGCCGATCCCACCCACTCCATCAGCTCCCCCGCCGGAAAAACCTTCATTGACGCCAGTCGTCATTTCGGACCCTCCATCAACCGATTCTTCTTCACTACCAGGGTCCTTACCCCCTGTGACCACATCACCTATGGCTTCCACTGGATTTGGCAACAAACTACTCAACTCAATCCGTCGGGCGCCGTCTATATCTACCTCACGTGGGACAATCGGGAGCGCGACCAGCTCACCTGTACATCCTGGCGAGACACGCCGCTCCGCCgctgacaagtctccaggGCCATCGACTTCGACTTTGTCGTTTGTAACGCCTCTAGATATCTCAACACATGAGTTACCCCCACCTTTTCCACCTAATGTGCTTaatcaatctcaatctcctATGGATACTACACCAATAATTATACCTCAAGTTAATGAACCGAAAGTGGAGCAGCAAAAAgtgaaggaaagggagaaagataacgagaaggagaaggacaaagaaaaagagagagagaaacaaAAACCACCCCGCAAGTGGTTCAGACGACAAAGCGTCAAGACGGTGGATAAGTCGGGGgtggataactctccaatgccTGACGTCCCGTCAACTCCTGTACATCCTCAAGAAAATTCCCATTCAAATTGGTTAAAACACCCTTCATCTTCTGTTAACCCCTCTTCTCCCCGGCCACAACGACAGCCGTCTGAAAACGGAAGTTCTACGGTATATTCAGAGACTTCGACACTTTACCCCAACTCGTCAAAACTTGCACCAACGCTTGTTCCATTAAGAAGACAAGATCGAATGAATGGCCATGACGAATTTCACCCGCCTGCGTCAACTTCATCCTCTCCAAGCTCAAATTCGTTTTTGAGCCAATTACAACCATCTGTCACGGGTCATACTACACGGCCGTCAACATCATCTACCACCACATCAGGACCGCAGGAATACTCATCTTCACCTGTGCGTAAGCTGCCTGTTACTCCATCTGATCGGCCACGGGCCAGCGTCGAGCGAAAACGAAGCCTTGATCTCAATGCACTCTCTACGGCTGGTCCGGGTTCGATTTCTGCAACATTTACTCCCTCTCAGACTGCACAATACAAAGACCGACCAGCGGTGCCACCACCTAGATTCAACTCGCATCGCGCTAATGCGAGCAACGGCAATATCTTCGTCGCCGAACCAGAGAGTTTCGTGAAAGGCAAGTTCCGTTCCACGGAGTTTGAGGGCGGTTCTGCAAGCCCGACCGGACCTGGGTTCAAGCCAGCAACGCAGAAATCGCTGCCGCCCGTGTCGCTGGCTTCCGCCGTGGGCGCTAATAACAGCATGAGTAGTACCAACTCGGCTAGTTCGAATTTCAAACGTACGACGCGCAAGCTGAGTCTAACGGCGCCTATGCTCGGGTTTGGGAAGCGGGATAAagacaaggagaaggaacGAGAAAAGGAGAGGTTGCGCGAGAGGGACAGGGCGTCGCCGAACGGAATGAACAGAGTTTGA